One genomic window of [Clostridium] scindens ATCC 35704 includes the following:
- a CDS encoding GtrA family protein produces the protein MNKYFDIKTIKFLMVGVVNTIVGTGVMFIAYNIFSASYWFSSALNYIIGSIVSYFLNRYFTFEYKKKNKLVMVKFVINISICYLLAYGVAQKVIFFLLSSYPIKIKDNISMMAGMVLFVLINYFGQRLWVFKE, from the coding sequence TTGAATAAATATTTTGATATAAAGACAATCAAATTTTTAATGGTAGGTGTAGTAAATACAATAGTGGGGACTGGAGTAATGTTCATTGCCTATAATATTTTTTCGGCGAGTTATTGGTTTTCGAGTGCGTTAAATTATATTATAGGAAGTATTGTTAGTTATTTTTTGAATAGATATTTTACATTTGAGTATAAGAAAAAAAATAAATTAGTAATGGTGAAATTTGTAATCAATATAAGTATTTGCTATTTATTAGCATATGGGGTAGCACAAAAAGTGATTTTTTTCTTATTAAGCAGTTATCCTATAAAAATAAAAGACAATATTTCAATGATGGCAGGCATGGTACTATTTGTTTTAATTAATTATTTTGGTCAACGATTATGGGTATTTAAAGAATAG
- a CDS encoding glycosyltransferase family 2 protein, which yields MKGDNHTFVICAYKESPFLEECIKSLLKQTVKSKIVMITSTPNEFIRHIADKYSLPVYYNSQGGITQDWNFAYSVANTDYVTITHQDDIYYCRFVERVLEKVKEANEPIITFTNYLEIREGQEVRKNKLLTVKRLMLVPLRFRLLQKRKIVRRMILAFGCPICCPSVTICKNKVKKPPFQVGFRSDEDWQAWERLSHMNGEFIYDAQILMGHRIHSGSETTDILKNNERTREDYIMFRKFWPHFIAKRLAKIYSMSEKSNEL from the coding sequence ATGAAGGGTGATAATCATACTTTTGTTATATGTGCATATAAAGAAAGTCCTTTTTTAGAAGAATGTATAAAATCATTATTGAAACAGACGGTTAAAAGTAAAATTGTAATGATAACTTCTACGCCGAATGAATTTATTAGACATATAGCGGATAAATATTCTCTTCCGGTTTATTACAATTCACAAGGGGGAATAACACAGGACTGGAATTTTGCTTATAGCGTAGCGAATACGGATTATGTAACAATAACCCATCAAGATGATATATATTATTGCCGCTTTGTGGAACGTGTTTTAGAAAAAGTAAAGGAGGCAAATGAGCCAATTATTACTTTTACAAATTATTTGGAAATAAGAGAAGGACAAGAAGTAAGAAAAAATAAACTTTTAACTGTGAAAAGGTTAATGTTGGTACCTTTGAGATTTAGATTATTACAGAAAAGAAAAATAGTAAGAAGAATGATATTGGCGTTTGGCTGTCCGATTTGTTGTCCTTCTGTTACAATTTGTAAAAACAAAGTGAAAAAGCCACCTTTTCAAGTTGGATTTCGTTCAGATGAGGATTGGCAGGCGTGGGAAAGATTATCTCATATGAATGGAGAATTTATATATGATGCTCAGATTTTAATGGGACATCGTATACACAGTGGTTCAGAGACAACAGATATACTTAAAAATAATGAAAGAACAAGGGAGGATTACATAATGTTTAGAAAATTTTGGCCACATTTTATAGCCAAGAGGTTAGCAAAAATATATTCTATGAGTGAAAAATCTAATGAACTTTGA
- a CDS encoding DUF2142 domain-containing protein — MDRWLKEKKRVIKKVLILVVVSIFIGGCICLGDAVIKLVRTENVNKENVDTSNIKAKGFVEDDGRYKLLAGHSGKITININAYVNKFQYSYITNGFNGNIIYVYEENIYGQEECTKIKDNLLRDMPRSVVNINNKISKMVIQFEDIESDVEISEFVVDNSFKPNPYLFFFWTIGSFFLLSLFVFKKEFAQHLAISTTFAIMMIGVILLSLQPPYFYSWDEQIHMKNIYSLGVTDIGEKLPESVAYLYDNVQFIQVNSMEERLDMMRILDAKNKMQSQMIDEYSFQLNSSGYIIQGGIFNLCSIAGLPFYICMLLSRGSNLLIYAFVLGLAVNLVPRGKRLLSIFALLPTPMFLSTVFTYDTIVTAFVILGLAIILRQFLERDEKFTIKMQCLFFACIVIGCLPKAVYAPLLLTGFFVPKNKFESKKNMYVFKTFILIGVLVLLSTFVLPTLISPNVSGDVRGGEDTSVSRQLMLIMHKPLSYALVLLTNIKDTFVKYTLGADAIGHFAYFGMNQQPILCALLLGGVVLTDSYKEKEGLEKINWKHRCIIWGSIAITITLIWTAMYLSFTEVGKLKIAGVQGRYYLPFLFALLLMFQTDKITNRIKVYNYQFIIMAVAGIITMQQMYTLILTHTCL, encoded by the coding sequence ATGGATAGATGGTTAAAGGAAAAGAAAAGGGTAATTAAAAAAGTTCTAATACTCGTTGTTGTATCAATATTTATTGGAGGATGTATATGTCTTGGTGATGCCGTCATAAAATTAGTAAGAACTGAGAATGTTAATAAAGAAAATGTTGATACATCTAATATCAAGGCAAAGGGGTTTGTGGAAGATGACGGTAGATATAAACTGCTTGCAGGACATAGTGGAAAAATCACTATAAACATAAATGCATATGTTAATAAATTTCAGTATTCATATATTACAAACGGATTTAATGGAAATATAATTTATGTTTATGAAGAAAATATATATGGTCAAGAAGAATGTACTAAAATTAAAGATAATTTATTGAGAGATATGCCTCGATCAGTTGTAAATATAAATAATAAAATTTCTAAAATGGTAATACAATTCGAAGATATAGAATCGGATGTGGAAATTTCAGAATTCGTAGTAGACAATTCTTTTAAGCCTAATCCATATTTGTTTTTTTTCTGGACAATTGGGAGTTTCTTCTTATTAAGTTTATTTGTATTTAAAAAGGAGTTTGCACAGCACCTTGCCATTTCTACAACTTTTGCTATTATGATGATTGGTGTAATTCTCTTGAGTTTGCAGCCGCCTTACTTCTACTCTTGGGATGAGCAGATTCATATGAAGAATATATATTCATTAGGAGTAACAGACATAGGTGAAAAACTTCCGGAAAGTGTCGCGTATTTGTATGATAACGTTCAGTTTATACAGGTAAATTCTATGGAAGAGCGATTAGATATGATGCGTATATTGGACGCAAAGAATAAAATGCAATCTCAGATGATCGATGAATATTCTTTTCAATTGAATAGTTCTGGATATATTATACAGGGAGGGATATTTAATTTATGCTCTATAGCAGGTTTGCCATTTTATATATGTATGCTTTTATCACGAGGTAGCAATCTTTTGATTTATGCGTTCGTTTTAGGTCTTGCGGTTAATCTTGTTCCAAGAGGCAAACGTTTGTTGTCTATATTTGCTTTGCTTCCGACACCAATGTTTCTTAGTACGGTTTTTACTTATGATACTATAGTGACGGCCTTTGTTATTTTGGGATTGGCAATTATACTAAGACAATTTTTAGAAAGAGATGAGAAATTTACTATCAAAATGCAATGTTTGTTTTTTGCCTGTATAGTAATTGGATGTCTGCCTAAAGCAGTATATGCGCCCCTTCTTTTAACCGGCTTTTTCGTGCCTAAGAATAAGTTTGAATCAAAGAAAAATATGTATGTGTTTAAAACATTTATACTCATTGGAGTCTTAGTGTTATTATCTACATTTGTCTTACCCACATTAATTTCGCCGAATGTATCAGGCGATGTTAGAGGTGGAGAAGATACAAGCGTGAGTCGACAGTTGATGTTAATTATGCATAAACCTCTGTCATATGCGCTGGTTTTATTAACTAATATTAAAGATACATTTGTAAAATACACGCTTGGCGCCGATGCAATTGGCCACTTTGCGTATTTTGGAATGAATCAGCAACCAATATTGTGTGCGTTGTTATTGGGAGGAGTTGTATTAACTGATTCATATAAAGAAAAGGAGGGATTGGAAAAAATTAATTGGAAACATAGATGTATAATCTGGGGGAGTATTGCAATTACAATTACACTGATTTGGACGGCAATGTATTTGAGTTTTACAGAGGTCGGTAAATTAAAAATTGCGGGTGTACAAGGTAGATATTACCTTCCTTTTCTATTTGCCCTTTTATTAATGTTTCAAACGGATAAAATTACTAATAGGATTAAAGTATACAATTATCAATTCATTATAATGGCGGTTGCCGGAATAATTACAATGCAACAAATGTATACATTGATATTAACGCATACTTGTTTATAA